A window of Balneola vulgaris DSM 17893 genomic DNA:
GTACTCGACGAAACGAGTTACCGATAGTAACTCCGAATCCTCTCTCTAGGGGCTGTAGAACAAATGTACCAAAGCTATTTTCGTCTTTGACTACATCTAAACTATCAGGCATTTGAATACTGTAATTACTCATATCGAATAAAAATTTTAGAATTACTTAGAATAAAGCTCAACAATAAGCTGAACATTTATGTTTTCAGGTATTTCTTCAAATGTTGGCACGTATAACATTTTACCTGTTCTAGACTTAACGTCTGTTTCTACCCACTTGTACTTACTTCTAGAAGATCCGCTTAAGGCATCATCAACTACTTCTAAGTTTCTTGACTTAGGACGTAGGGAAATAACATCACCAGGTTTAACTACAAATGATGGAATGTTTACAACACCACCGTTCACTACAATATGCTTGTGGTTTACTAACTGACGTGCTTGACGTCTAGTTTTAGCAAATCCCATTCTGAACACAGTATTGTCTAATCTACTTTCTAGCGATTGTAGTAAGATTTCACCGGTTACACCATCTTTAGCAGTAGCTGCTTCATAAAGATTACGGAATTGTTTTTCTA
This region includes:
- the rpsD gene encoding 30S ribosomal protein S4 — encoded protein: MARYRGPKQKKARRFKEAIFGPSKALERKPYGPGQHGRSRFNRKSEYAIQLEEKQKAKYTYGLLEKQFRNLYEAATAKDGVTGEILLQSLESRLDNTVFRMGFAKTRRQARQLVNHKHIVVNGGVVNIPSFVVKPGDVISLRPKSRNLEVVDDALSGSSRSKYKWVETDVKSRTGKMLYVPTFEEIPENINVQLIVELYSK